GATGATCGCAATGCTGTTTCCTGGACAATGCTGATTGGCGGCTATGCTCAAAACAATAGGTTTCGTGAAGCCTTTGGTCTTTTTGTTGAGATGTGTAGGCATGGAGTTGAACCAGATTATGTTACATTTTCCACTCTCTTATCTGGGTTCACTGAGTTCAATTCTGTCAATGAAGTAACCCAGGTTCATGCCTATGTCGTTAAGTTGGGGCATAATTCGGCCATGGTAGTTTCCAACTCATTGCTTGATTCTTACTGTAAAACCCGCAGCCTTGGGTTAGCTTGTCAGCTGTTTGAGCACATGCCTATGAAGGATTCTGTCACTTACAATGCATTAATGGCAGGGTATTCGAAAGAGAGGTTGAATCAGGAGGCCTTAAACCTGTTCTTCAGGATGCAGGATTTGGAGTTTAAGCCTACAGAATTTACTTTTGCTACAGTTTTGTGTTGCGGGATACAGTTGGATGATATAGAATTTGGGCAACAGGTTCACAGTCTTCTGCTGAAGACTAATTTTGTGTGGAATGTGTTCGTGGCAAATGCTTTGCTTGATTTCTACTCGAAGCATGACCGGGTTGCTGAAGCACAGAAACTTTTTAATGAGATGCCAGAGTTGGATGGCATCTCTTACAATGTACTTATCACATGTTATGTGTGGAACGGAAGATTCAAAGAATCTATTGAACTATTCAGGGAGTTACACCTCACTAGATTTAACAGAAGGCAATTCCCATATGCTACGTTGCTGAGCATGGCTGCAAATGCATCGAACCTGGAAATGGGTAGGCAAATTCATTCCCAGGCTATTGTAACAGCAGCCATTTCAGACGATATGATTGGGAATTCTTTGGTTGACATGTATGCTAAATGTGACAGATTTGGGGAAGCAAATAGGATTTTTGCAAATTTGGCTCTTCAAAGTTCAGTTCCATGGACAGCTCTGATCTCGGGTAATGTTCAGAAGGGACACCCTGAAGAAGGTATAAAGCTATTCATTGAGATGCAAAGAGCTGAAAAGACTGCAGATGCAGCTACCTATGCCAGCATCCTAAAAGCCTGTGCAAATTTAGCCTCACAGGCTCTGGGAAAGCAGTTACACTCGCACATAATTAGATCAGGATGCCTTTCAAATGTATTTTCTGGGAGTGCACTGCTTGACATGTATGCGAAATGTGGATCCATCGAAAATGCACTTCAAATGTTTCAAGAGATGCCAGTTAGGAATTCAGTCTCCTGGAATGCACTGATTTCAGCTTATGCACAAAATGGAGATGGTGAAAATACTCTTAGGTCATTTGAACAAATGGTTCATTCAGGTCTGAAACCAAATGCTGTTAGTTTCCTTAGTGTGCTTTGTGCATGCAGCCATTGTGGTCTAGTTGAAGAAGGATTGCAATACTTCAACTCCATGACTCAAATATATGAAGTTACTCCTAAACGAGAGCATTATACTTCAATGGTCGATATGCTTTGTCGGAGTGGGAGATTCGAGGAGGCAGTGAAAATGATGGCTCAGATGCCTTTTGAACCTGATGAAATAATGTGGTCATCGGTTCTAAACT
This portion of the Arachis duranensis cultivar V14167 chromosome 6, aradu.V14167.gnm2.J7QH, whole genome shotgun sequence genome encodes:
- the LOC107494648 gene encoding putative pentatricopeptide repeat-containing protein At2g01510 — encoded protein: MKACTKKISCRSFAKLTHPKLHLHVRTPIDASIIKTGFMPQTCRFNFLIRACVQRGELRRARKLFDGMPHRNTFSANMMIMGYIQSGDLATATNLFDGMDDRNAVSWTMLIGGYAQNNRFREAFGLFVEMCRHGVEPDYVTFSTLLSGFTEFNSVNEVTQVHAYVVKLGHNSAMVVSNSLLDSYCKTRSLGLACQLFEHMPMKDSVTYNALMAGYSKERLNQEALNLFFRMQDLEFKPTEFTFATVLCCGIQLDDIEFGQQVHSLLLKTNFVWNVFVANALLDFYSKHDRVAEAQKLFNEMPELDGISYNVLITCYVWNGRFKESIELFRELHLTRFNRRQFPYATLLSMAANASNLEMGRQIHSQAIVTAAISDDMIGNSLVDMYAKCDRFGEANRIFANLALQSSVPWTALISGNVQKGHPEEGIKLFIEMQRAEKTADAATYASILKACANLASQALGKQLHSHIIRSGCLSNVFSGSALLDMYAKCGSIENALQMFQEMPVRNSVSWNALISAYAQNGDGENTLRSFEQMVHSGLKPNAVSFLSVLCACSHCGLVEEGLQYFNSMTQIYEVTPKREHYTSMVDMLCRSGRFEEAVKMMAQMPFEPDEIMWSSVLNSCRIHKNQELAKKAADQLFSMKELRDAAPYVSMANIYAEVGEWENVGKVKTAMRSRGIRKVPAYSWVEIKHKTHIFSANNKSHPQMKEITRKLDDLEEQMEKEGYKPDLSCALHNEDNELKAESLKYHSERIAIAYALISTSEGSPIVVMKNIRACTNCHAAIKAISKIVGREITVRDSSRFHHFRDGICSCRDYW